One genomic window of Nicotiana sylvestris chromosome 10, ASM39365v2, whole genome shotgun sequence includes the following:
- the LOC104241655 gene encoding uncharacterized protein, protein MPEHGRRNHEIKGLRRSERESSRSGLEASNNPGLLVKIAIQKKGRITSNPTPFSPAHLYLSRVGLFNRSSVGKSSLFGPLSTTGETKLVNCKRKVTIINVSGMSAGGAFGGNRGLRPVPPEKGVFPLDHMHLCDLEKKEYLNCLKSSGHKSDNCRHLSKKYLECRMEKTKAEMMKKIHEQTRLAIEKKNEQTALRKNKGRKQVIFKPGDLVWVHFRKERFPSKRKSKLHPRGDGPFQVLERIGDNAYKLDLPGEFQVSATFNVADLSLFDVGSNSRTNSFQEGGNDSIKNKDIVKDNDRDDRVLEAPRPFTRSQAKELQAKVARLQWQIKKLLIVEE, encoded by the exons atgccggagcatggTCGGAGGAACCATGAAATCAAAGGTCTAAGAAGATCGGAGAGGGAATCgtcgaggtcaggcctcgaagcttcgaacaacccTGGCTTACTGGTGAAGATAG CTATCCAAAAAAAAGGGCGTATAACTTCTAACCCAACTCCTTTCAGTCCAGCCCATCTGTATCTTTCAAGGGTTGGGCTTTTCAACCGAAGTTCAGTCGGTAAATCTTCTTTGTTCGGTCCATTATCGACTACCGGCGAAACGAAGCTTGTGAACTGCAAAAGGAAGGTTACGATAATCAACGTCTCCGGGATGAGTGCAG GGGGAGCATTTGGTGGAAATAGAGGACTGAGACCAGTGCCGCCTgaaaaaggagtttttccattggACCATATGCATTTATGTGACCTG GAGAAGAAAGAGTACCTCAATTGTCTTAAATCCTCTGGGCATAAATCTGACAACTGTCGACACCTCTCTAAGAAGTACCTGGAGTGCCGTATGGAGAA gacaaaggctgagatgatgaaaaaaattcatgaacaaacaaggcttgcaattgagaagaaaaatgagcaaactgccttgagaaagaataagggacgaaagcaagttatttttaaacctggagatttagtttgggttcactttagaaaggagagatttccttccaaaaggaagtcaaagttgcatcctagaggagatggcccatttcaagtccttgaaaggattggagacaatgcttacaagttggaccttcctggtgagttccaagtaagtgccacatttaatgttgctgacttatctttgtttgatgtaggatcgaattcgaggacgaattcttttcaagaaggggggaatgatagcatcaagaacaaggatatagttaaggacaatgatagagatgatagagttttggaagctccaaggccatttacaagatctcaagctaaagagttgcaagctaaggttgctagacttcaatggcaaataaagaagcttttaattgtagaggaa